One window from the genome of Eucalyptus grandis isolate ANBG69807.140 chromosome 7, ASM1654582v1, whole genome shotgun sequence encodes:
- the LOC104452634 gene encoding organ-specific protein S2 — protein sequence MSYQVSFTIIVAVLIFTATTDARKDPGEYWVSIMKEEPMPEAIEGLLHVSNSASDQPHLTSLPKKKDADCHGDNKLEDDKQFAGDFEPRPNISAYGDDAKLQEKKFAEDFEPRPNISAYGDDTRLKEKKFVEDFEPRSNISAYGQD from the exons ATGAGTTATCAAGTATCTTTCACGATCATCGTCGCTGTTCTGATC TTCACTGCCACAACAGATGCAAGAAAAGACCCAGGTGAGTACTGGGTAAGCATCATGAAAGAAGAGCCCATGCCAGAAGCAATTGAAGGCCTCCTCCATGTGAGCAACTCTGCATCAGATCAGCCTCATCTCACTTCTCTCCCCAAGAAGAAGGACGCCGACTGCCACGGAGACAACAAACTAGAGGACGATAAACAATTTGCTGGTGATTTTGAGCCAAGGCCCAACATCTCAGCTTATGGGGACGACGCCAAGCTCCAAGAGAAGAAGTTCGCAGAGGATTTCGAGCCGAGGCCCAACATCTCAGCTTATGGGGATGACACAAGGCTCAAAGAGAAGAAGTTCGTGGAAGATTTCGAGCCGAGATCCAACATATCGGCTTATGGTCAGGACTAA